Sequence from the Fodinibius salicampi genome:
TGACCCATATTGGAGGAACACTGGGGCGATATTGTTTGCCAATCCGGGAAGAGATGGAGAAAAGTCCCCCGGATGTTTTTATTTGCGGCCATTCGCATATTTTAAAAGTCGGACGGGATCAGGAAAAGAACAGGATGCTTTTTATAAACCCTGGGGCTGCGGGCAGATATGGCGCTCAAATATACAGAACCTGCATTCGATTTACGATAGACGAAGGGAAACTCCAGGATATGGAGGTTATTAATTTAGGACATACCTAAATTAATGGTTGGATATCCTGAGCTAACCATTCAGTTTTATTCATATCTTTGAATAAGTTCAAAAGCGTGAAATGCAGAGAGGGTAACCAAGGGGATTCCTCCTCCGGGATGGGTACTTCCGCCCACCAAATAAAGGCCATCTATTGAACGTGATTTATTGGCCGGCCGCAGAAAAGCGGCTAACTTGCTATTGGAAGAGGTTCCGTAAATACTCCCCTTGTTACTGCGATATTTCGAGTAAAAATCCCGGGGAGTAATTGTTTGGGAAAACCGGATGTGGTCGTTAAGGTTTGTTAGTCCCCGTTGGCTTAGCTCATTAATAAGAAAATTTTGGTATTGGGATTCTTTTTCTTCCCAGTGATATGCATTGCTTAAGTAGGGTGCATTTACTAATACAAACAGGTTCGATCCACCCGGGGGGGCATGATCCGGATCCGAATGCGACGTATTTGCAATGTAAATTGTGGGATCATCAGGCATTATTTTTTGGTTAAATATCTGATGGAATTCCCTTTTATAATTGCTTGAGAAGAAAATATTGTGATGCGTGAGCTGTTCATATTGTTTATCAAGTCCAAGCAGTAATACAAATCCAGAGCAGGAGGGTTCGGCTTGTTCTATTTTTGTTCGGTTCAGCCAAGAGGAATCAGCAGTATTGAGCAGGTTCAGGTAGGTTTCACAGGCATCGGCATTGGAAATGACTATATCAGCTGGATAAAACTCTTGGTTATCACCTTCTACTCCTGATGCTCTTTTTCCTTGTAACCGGATGCGCCGTATCGGTGTATTGGTAGCTATATTAACGCCTAATTTTGTAGCAAGAGCATGCAAAGCTTTTATGAGAGCATACATACCATTTTTGATATAGTATCCGCCCAGGCTAAGTTCCACATGCGGTATGACATTTAGGGTTGCAGGGGCCTGATAGGGAGAGGAACCGTTATAGGTTGTAAACCGCTTAAAGAATTTTTTAAGTTCAGAAGATGTAAACTGGGTATCAACGCTTTCGGCAACAGTTTGAAAAGCATCGATGTGTAAAAAATCGGTTAATTTGAGAGAACTTAAATCTGTTATCCCGTAAAGGGGATTGAAGAGAAAGGAATCTTTGGTTTTTTGATACAGATCCTGTGAATGATTCATGAAATCCTGGTAGACTTCAACATCTCCCTGAGCAAATTCTTTTATCTGGGAAATATTGGCAGCCGAATCCTGGTAGCAGTCAAATTGGGTACCGTTTTTATAGAAATATCGACAAATCGGATTTACTGTTTCGATAGTAAGAAATTCCTGAAGCTTGTATCCACACCTTTCAAAGAGAGATTCAAGAATAAAAGGCATCGTCAAGAGTGAAGGTCCAGTATCAAAACGAAACCCTCCGGTTTGAACCTCATTTATTTTACCCCCGATGGCATCGTTTTTTTCCAGGATAGTAATATCGTGTCCTTGGGAAGCCAATAGGCATGCAATGGATAAGCCGCCAAGTCCGGATCCAATAACAATAACTTTCATAAACAGGACAGAATTGAAAAAGTTAAGGTGTGAGGGGTAAAATACAGCTAATAATACTATTTAAAATATTGATCCACGACTTGCTCGCGATAATCAAAAATTTCCTGCAATTTATTTTTTATGAATAACTTGTTAGCCAGCACTCCCAATGGTCCCAAAGGGGGCTGATAGGTTACGACATCTTTCATTTTAACTCCATCTTCTACCGGCTCAATATGATGCTCATGATGCCAGATATTATAAGGACCAATACGTTGTTCATCTACAAAAAACTTCTTCTCTCTAAGATGTGTTATTTCTGTTACCCAATCGGTTTTTAACCCCAAAAAGGGACTCACTTTATAACTGATAATCATTCCTTCATACATCTTTTCGGGCAGTTCTGCAGAGGTGATATCGAAGCCCATATAATCCGGAGTAATTTTACTAAGATTCCGGGGAGTCGAAATAAAATTCCAGACCTCGGAGATATCTGAGGGAATAACCTGTGTACGTTTTAGCTGGTAAAAAGCCATTTTTTTATTAATGATTTGAGGAAGGAGCTGAAATGTTTTGAATCATGCCTTTGAAAATGAATGCATGAACAGGAAGCAGGGCATACCAGTAAAGTCGTCCCCATAAACCCAATGGACGAAAAGTTGCGGTCTGGTAAAGCACGTTGTCTTTAATTTTGAATTCCAGCCAGGCTTCACCAGGTAGTTTCATTTCGGCATAAAGCAATAGTCGTTTTTCTGACTTATCTGCATAGAGAACCCGCCAGAAGTCAAGAGAATCGCCAGCTGATATATTGGTATTGCTTTTACGTCCCCGCCTCAATCCGACACCTCCAACCACTTTGTCAACAAAGCCACGCAAGGCCCAAAGACTATCACCGTAGTACCAACCGGTTTCACCCCCGATGGACCAAACTCGGTTAAGGACCATTTGTTCATCATTTATATGTTCTTGTTGTTTATCCTTGAAACAGCCATAAGAGGGCACCTCAATCAAATTCGATATGCCTTCCTTCAATACCTCACTTGAACGAGCATCGGTCCAGCTGGATAATACTTCCTGCTGTTCTATCTTGTCAAAAGCCATGCGAATAGCTTCTTTGTAAGAAATAGGAGTTATACTCAGCAACTCCTGCAGATTGTTTTCGCCGCATACCACTTCTACCTTCATGCTATTGACTAAGTTAACGGCCAGCCTATAGGAGGTAGAAGTAACGAAATAAAGCCAGTACGAGGAAAGCTTTGGTGTCATTACCGGGACACTGATAATCGTACGTTTCAGATTTCGAACTTCAGCAAATTGG
This genomic interval carries:
- a CDS encoding metallophosphoesterase family protein, translating into MIKVGLISDTHNYLDPQVAEYFADRDEIWHAGDFGTIGIAEQLKSIAPLTGVYGNIDGNKIRQEYPKHQRFERQGIDIWMTHIGGTLGRYCLPIREEMEKSPPDVFICGHSHILKVGRDQEKNRMLFINPGAAGRYGAQIYRTCIRFTIDEGKLQDMEVINLGHT
- a CDS encoding SRPBCC family protein, with amino-acid sequence MAFYQLKRTQVIPSDISEVWNFISTPRNLSKITPDYMGFDITSAELPEKMYEGMIISYKVSPFLGLKTDWVTEITHLREKKFFVDEQRIGPYNIWHHEHHIEPVEDGVKMKDVVTYQPPLGPLGVLANKLFIKNKLQEIFDYREQVVDQYFK
- a CDS encoding SDR family oxidoreductase — protein: MNILLTGATGYIGKRLLPVLLDEGHHVICCTRDKKRFNTSQYPADQVEVISIDLLDASTLDAIPKKIDAAYYLVHSMSSQSEDFEVLEQQAATNFVNQLEHTQVEQVVYLSGIINSDNLSKHLRSRKKVEEILSSGSFYLTTLRAGIIVGSGSASFEIIRDLVEKLPVMIAPKWLSTRTQPIAIRNVITYLKRVLNHPETFDKSFDIGGPEILTYKQMLLQFAEVRNLKRTIISVPVMTPKLSSYWLYFVTSTSYRLAVNLVNSMKVEVVCGENNLQELLSITPISYKEAIRMAFDKIEQQEVLSSWTDARSSEVLKEGISNLIEVPSYGCFKDKQQEHINDEQMVLNRVWSIGGETGWYYGDSLWALRGFVDKVVGGVGLRRGRKSNTNISAGDSLDFWRVLYADKSEKRLLLYAEMKLPGEAWLEFKIKDNVLYQTATFRPLGLWGRLYWYALLPVHAFIFKGMIQNISAPSSNH
- a CDS encoding phytoene desaturase family protein; translation: MKVIVIGSGLGGLSIACLLASQGHDITILEKNDAIGGKINEVQTGGFRFDTGPSLLTMPFILESLFERCGYKLQEFLTIETVNPICRYFYKNGTQFDCYQDSAANISQIKEFAQGDVEVYQDFMNHSQDLYQKTKDSFLFNPLYGITDLSSLKLTDFLHIDAFQTVAESVDTQFTSSELKKFFKRFTTYNGSSPYQAPATLNVIPHVELSLGGYYIKNGMYALIKALHALATKLGVNIATNTPIRRIRLQGKRASGVEGDNQEFYPADIVISNADACETYLNLLNTADSSWLNRTKIEQAEPSCSGFVLLLGLDKQYEQLTHHNIFFSSNYKREFHQIFNQKIMPDDPTIYIANTSHSDPDHAPPGGSNLFVLVNAPYLSNAYHWEEKESQYQNFLINELSQRGLTNLNDHIRFSQTITPRDFYSKYRSNKGSIYGTSSNSKLAAFLRPANKSRSIDGLYLVGGSTHPGGGIPLVTLSAFHAFELIQRYE